From the Trifolium pratense cultivar HEN17-A07 linkage group LG4, ARS_RC_1.1, whole genome shotgun sequence genome, the window ttaccgcgtggcactctgcctttacacttgttgaaaagtttttaaaattacgtttttaagggtagtatgggttagggtgttacatgACGCGCCTGCTGCCAGGCCTGGAGGGTACCATTGGCGCGGCCAATTACCTGTGTCATGCTCTCAGTTTTCTGCTCCCATAACTGCAAGTTTCTTTTGCGCCATAAACTCCAAGATATCATAGCAAAAGAAACCAATTGTTGAGTGGTGAAATTGTGCCAAATACGTTTGAAAACATCATTAAAACCTTCAGCATTTTCCATTAAATTTTGCAACGCATTCCACAAATTAACTTGTCGCCAACAAGTTATACTATCAGCACAATCAAGAAATAAATGCCAATTATATTCTGTGTATCTAtgacacacaacacaattagAATCACCATGAATTTCTTTGCTCATTAATCTTTGCCTATTAGGTAGACAATCCCTTCCAAGTTTCCAAAGGAAATTCTTGACCTTGGGAGGAATAGGTAAAGCCCATAATTATTGTCAATCTCCTTTCACTTTCCAAACATCTCTGTTAATCATCACATCAACACATACTCTATATGCACttttaacaaatttaaatatataattaagctAGCAAACTTAGGTGCTTAACTAAATGAAAAGaataattttaacaaatttatcTCAAAATAGACATCTTCCAGATCTGACATCATGTTGAATGATGCATAACCCCCCTCCCCCCACCCCCCCAACCCAACCCCAACATGTATCACAAAACACACACTTTGGTAATGGTAATGAATTTAACTTTTTCCGTGTGCTTGATAAATCAACAATTTTCGAGAACTACCACAAACCTTCGTTTCCTGAAAAAGGAAACTTGTAGTTGTACGCAGTATATGAACAACTATTGCTTAATAGTGTATGTATAGTAGTAACTTTGGATTCAAAAATCGATCTCTGCAAGAAGTAGCTTAATTGATTCTCATTTGTAAAAAGAAGGTAATTTTTGTATATTATTAAGTTATTTTATATTACAATCATTTGTTGATATAAAATCAACTTGTGTTCTTTATTAATTCATCTTAATCTAAACAAGTGATTTCTACATAGTGTATTTTAATTGATTTCTACACTCTCTCACGCTTCATACTTTTAGGTTAAAAATAACGTGTAAATATAATTGAAGGATTACCTAAATTGGTAGACTCTAATTATGTATTCCGGTTTTATATTGATCCTACCATTCTTATAAAATTAGcttataattaaaaagaaaaggtGTTAATCTTTATAAAATGACACTATCTTTATTTTACATGGGATTTGATGTACCATAAATAGATGAATGTTTCGTACGctttcatgcattatttagttCACGGATACTTCCCCGACCTTAACACGTTGTTTGGTTTGAGGGAAAGTGGATGGATAGAAAGTAGGAAGAATCTTAGAGATCGACCTTAACAATCATTCCATTTTCGATCCACTTTCCACTCACTTTCTTTCCTTTAACATTGATTCCTTtaactttcttttctttatctttctctcaTCATCCAAACAAAGCATGATAACAAAACGGGTCAAAGACAGTTTGCCTTCTCTGTTCCAAAACTCGAAAAGGTTTAGGTATCTCCATTTCTGCACTGATTTTCAACAAGGGTAAAAAATAGAACCCCAACTCAACttcttattattaataaatgtatttaaataaataaaattaattttatcattaaaatcaACACAATCAAGCTTATTCTCGGATGGTATCCTCTTCGGCCCTTTTTTTCATGCGGTTCTTTTTGCCTCATATCAATCATTCACGGGAATGGATAAAACACAGTTACTATGTTAACGCAGTAACTGCGTATGGCCGTCCGATCAAAAGTGAGTAGCTGAGATTAAAACTGtgaaaaagtagttaaatacaaTCAGATTAATCAGAGCCGTGTGATTATATTTCCACCGTCTAAATTATCTACAACGGGAAAACAGTACAGTAGAGAATCCTAGACTATCATTcactcatttttttctttattgatCAACAATcgttgaattaaaaaaaaaagtaagagaaCTAGACGCAGAATGGAGGAAAGGATCCAATTCAATGTATTCAGCACTCCTAATAAATTGAGTCAAGAATGtgtttaattataaataaaaaaagtcttATTCTTCAAATTCCCAAAAGGACCGAATTAATCAACAAATAAATTTTCACTGTGTGAATTTCATATTTCATTGGTGAAAAACAAGCCATGGAATCAGAACACTGTCTCTCATACAGGAAACATATCCCTTTACTTTGTCAAACACATTTAAAATCTCTTCTTCATTTCTATCACAGTATATTTCACTGCTTCTATATAGCTTTTcctcattatttttttctacaTCAACTCTTCATTACTGTTACTTGCATCAATCACACTTATGGCTCCACTTACTAGATCCTATCATCATCTACATGGACTCAAACTTGCAACAATAATCATCATCACTGTGcttttcatctttttcttctccATATCAGGTAAAAACCTATCACCAACATTATAACCTATTCAAGCTAAACAAAACTGTTTCAATCTTCTGTTGAGAATTCATTCTACAAATATCcaaatagttattttcattcATAGTAGTTTTTAcattatttcttttatatatcctctgttttaaattctatactTTTCTCTCTTATTCTTTTAGTATTGATTGTCAACTCCTATTTtagtttgtatatatatttctttatttgaaaacaattgaattgGTTAATGAAGAACAGAAAAttcatctttaattttattgctAAGTCTTATAGGTGTTACTCCTTTCGGGCTACAATGAGTGATAcatttgcaaaaataaaaaattgaatcaaaataaatgacatttttaattttgaatgtaATTAATATCAATTAGAGTTTCTAATTATACCGTctatataataatacatttgttACTTCAATCAAAACATTGAACTTGAGTGGTTAATAAGTCTCCTCTAAGACGAAATGTTCgaaagaatttgaatttgatttctaATAGAAACAATTCTCGGTCAAACTCCTTTACTAGGAATCAGAGGGTTAAAAACAATGCATGTGTCATTTCGGATTCAAAAAATTTCGCTTTACATTTTATAGTAGTGTGATgaatatgttaatatttaataaaaataatttggtaAAGTTTTTATTAAAGTCCTTTTATCAAATGTTGATGAATTTACTattatcataaataaaaatagaatatattaattaaagggtacaattgacaaaaataatttatatttaatagaaaattaaaaatgttttcattattttaaggcattttttttataaatgagtCACTCGTAGAATATTACATACAAATAAATCAATATTTAATTAGgatataatttagtaaaaggcttaattagtcttttggtcccttaaagatattttaggtttcacaattgtcccttaaagaaaaaaagattcggattggtcccttaaagacacattcgtttctcaattggtcctttctgtcaattttttacaaaaaacgttagttttaattGACTggattgtggatgtcattaaatgtaagtggtctaccaaaaaccttattaatttttaaaattttaaccattggaattttttgttatatttggagttaaaatttaacggaaagtaccaatatggcaaacatatatgtctttaagggaccaatctgagcctttttttctttaagggaccattataaaacttaaaatgtctttaagggaccaataaactaattaaacctTTAGTAAAATTATCGTTATCTTTCTTTcgtatatgatatttttaaaatctgTGTGAAATAGTCAAATATTATACAACAATTACTCTTAGATTGCTAGATGGAGGGAAACTTTTTTTAGCATTATGATATTTAATCTTTCTAATCATGTACTATATATTTTCTCCTTTATAATTAAgctgtgcttgagcaggtggaTCAGTGGTGTTGGAGAGAAATGAGAGTTTGGAAGAAAGGAAAATGATAGGTTCAAAGCCTCCTGTTTGTTTAAACAAATGCTTGAATTGTAGGCCTTGCATAGCAACATTGGTAGTtccaaataaacaaaaaataattaagagttTCAAAGTGTTATCTCGTGGGGATCAAGATGATACCTATTACCTTCTTGCATGGAAATGTAGTTGTGGAAATAAGCTCTTTCAAccttaataagtgattattacTAGCATCACTATTTGTCACCATTATTTATTCCTACATCGTATATGCTTAATTAGTAGAGAGGTCATGAGGTTACATTTAGCTTTTTAAGTCTATCCACTTTTGAGATAGTATATACATATTTTAATGTTGAGAAGCttattgtttcaaaataaatttatatctTTATACGGAAATATTACTTACTGTATTAAGATGGAATTATATACGTTGAAATTAGTTTGTGCCTTAAAATAATGTATACAACTTTTTTGGTAAGTAACAAAACAAGGAGAAGGTCGTATCTCGTTCCTGTCCACATAGTTGAGGACAATAATGCACGTACTTGAGTCTTGAGAGTTAAGTCAAGTTCAGAAGAGTGGGGCCGGGGAAACATCGAATATAATATATTTCCATTTATGTTTAGTAGAAAGAAGAGAATACTCTTAAAAATTTAGTTTCTGATTCAtgcttatgaaaaaaatttggttaggAGGAGAGAATCTACCTTGTGTATCTTATAGGTTCTTCGATGAGAATTAATCATCGATAACGGCGATAGAAACTTCGTATCatggtaattaaaaaaaaatactcttaaAGAGCTTATAAGTATAAAGTGATAAAGTCATAGATGATTCATTGAACTGATCAGGAAATCTGAGTGGATCCACATCCAGTTTGGGCCTTAAAATGGGTCAGCAATCAAtgtaaaacaaattaaaaattgttttaatattAGTGAGCATTATTAATCTAAATTTTCTTAACActtattcaaatatttttaattattaaataaaattagtaaatgattttttttaatattatatacaaactatttttaacaaactttttctgtaaaattaataaacaaaagTACAAAACAaacttcttttgtttcttcagcaAACAAGATAATTCTATTTGAAGTGAATCAAACTCAAAGTTTATAGTTGCCTGCAAAATACATACTCGGTGAACTTTGCTCCGTTGACGGGAacattaaattatatatgtagTGGAACAACGTTCGAACTTTGGTCATCCTATTTAACCACTTAAGATAGAATTTTTAGccactaacaaaaaaaaaaaactttattcatgaaacaatttatttatgtaataaactttatttattctctaATATTAGGTTCAAAACTACAAACAagttatatataatattcatcTTAGACTCACAAAGTCACAAACTTCACATCACAAACCCATCTCAACTTCACAATTTCACAACACTCTTATAGAATCCCCTTAGGCCTTATCACTCAACATTCACATGCTTAACATCTTTTATAAGCTTGTCACTCCTAGGAATGGTAACAATTAAGACACCATCCTTTAACTCAGCCTTAATTTCATCAACCTTAGCATCATCAGGCAAAACCAAACTAGTATTATAATAACCATATGATGACCAATACTCATGATCATCATTGtcccttgcttcttctttctcttctttgtgTTCTCCCTTAATAGTTAACACTCCATCACCAATTGTTATCTTCACATCCTTTTTAGGGATTCCAGGCATGTCATACTTTAGTTTATAATGGTTGTCACTTTCTTTCACACGTCCACTTAATGACCATGGTGTTAAATTCATGTTTTCAAATAGTTTGTTGATGTTCTCAGTTGCTTGCATTAGTGCATTTCCAAGACCTGATGGAAATAGCTCTGAAAATCAACAAACACAATAAAtgtgattaaaaaataaacaaaaattgtatgTGATTAAGCATATCTTACTAGAGAAAATATTCAATACTTCATCTGTATCttagtataaaattattcactCTGTCTGATATAAAGTATCTCATTTACAAGATTTTTCCAATCTCAAACTACTTACTCGTCTCataatattgtcatattttacCATTTTACACGTATAACAGACTTTGACCTCCAATgattttaatcaaatcaacacaCACTTGGACGGTGACTCTATGTTGCAATTACAAGACATGCTGACATGACATGTCAGTCTGATCCACATGTACATTGATTTAGTTAAAATCAACTAGGAGTCGGCCTTTTGCAAAATGAGCTAAAATTAGGGGGAAAATGCCATTATGAAAGTTAGATGGCAGAAATTAcaaatttgtgaaagttagggacaaaaatacaatttagccAATGATCAAATATGACAATGTTACcaatttatcttttgttgtaaTTCAACCgaataaatttaattagtagatataaaataattacacataaatgAAAGACAATTGAACAACAAACATGCCTACCACTTAAAAACAGAGTTCATAATATAATTGAAGTTATAATATTGGTTacaggaaaataaaataaaataaaattcaatccaGATACTGAGAATTCAGTTACTATCAATGAAAACTAATTCCTTTGACTAATGTGAATGAAATGTTGAGAAGTGACAAAACTAATTCCTTTGACTaatgtgaatgtgaatgaaattcaaaccaagttttatttatctatcaattgaactctgaattatcgaacgattaattaatataaaaaatatatagcaaGAGGGAGAAAAGTACCAAAAGGAGCAGGAAGAAAGTCACGATCATAATCTCTAGAAAGCCATCTTCTACCTCTCCTCCTTGGGAACAACCTTGACTTCTTATCTTCTGAGACAGCTACTTCACTACCTTCAGATTTTCCCTTCTCACCAACTGCAGTTGAAAACCTTGCTACCAACTCATTATTATTACTCAATCTATTGCATTGTTTTTGCAATGACCCTGTTGATAATACCCTTTGCTGTAAATTTCTCAAAGCCAAACGTGCCAAAGCCATTTTGTTTACCTTAATCTTCAAGTACTTATTTTTTGCTCAGAATAATTGAAGGAGTTGAGACAGCTTAAATAAGGATTTGGATGCTTAGAGAAGGGTCTAAGATATTCAAAGAGTGTTCCAGAGAGGGAAAGAACAATTTACAAGAATCTTCCAAACATCTCTTTTTCTAGTGGACCTCATTCTATTGGGCTGGGCTCAAATTAAGGTCTCTTTTTAATCCaggttaaaatttaatatacttTAATATCTCGAATGAaattccaacaaaaaaataattttaaggaATCAGTATAGtttattaatgtaaaaaatttaattggtcAACAAGTCCTAGCTCAATTATGTGTGTAAACTTTAGTAGTGTTTGTCACTTTTGTCTAagacaaaagaaagaaaattgaatttatatggTTTAATCATATCTCACTTTATAGAGatttattcaagtatatttatgtaaaattttagGTGATGATGATTTTACAGTTTATTGTTTATTCAATGATGTAATTTTTATACAAACATTTctacaaatttttttgaatCCAAGCTGACTATacattttgtgtcatatttccATACTGCATCATAATAATGAAAACaattaaatgcaatttcatTAGAGAAGATGCACCACTCTTGTATGCAGCATTGATATATTGATAGATAacaaatgagaggggaaaaaataaCTTGGTTTCCCTACCTAATTTTTGTacctataataataatgaagcataattcaattaaaaataccCAATAAGAATCAATGTCAAATAGTCATTTGACCACTCTTAATATATTTAAGACAAGGTTTCCATCAAGACCcccataaatttttaaatttttaaaaaagccATGTTTGATGAATATGAAACCAAGTCAGAAATGATGTACTATTTGACCATTTCCTTACCTAATTTTGGTCAAATTTAACAGATAAGCATAGCAAATGGAAGTGCATCATGCAGTCAACaatgagaaattttcaaaaCTTGCCTCTTGTGGATACCAGAGAGGAAACCAGGGCAATCAATTAAATAAAGTATAATACAATTATCTTAAAGCCTGCAGAGAGAAATTACACTCTTTGGCATGTAACGAAATTGATATACAAACTGCAACATATTCATTCCCTTTCCTCCTGTTCCTAAAGAAGCAAGGTCTAAATATTATTTCAGGGATCAAACAAACGAAAGGGCACTTCCTCAACCATCATCGGCTCAGTCATACAGGCCATCCTGTTCCCAAACGTCCACAAGAAAATCTACCATTTCCTATTTACCAATGTGTATATAAGCAAACAATCAGATCATCATTTTCAAACAAAATTGCATACATGGTTGTTCAGAAGTGAATAAACTGTCAATTTAGTCCCGAAGTTATTACTCTTTCCAATTTAGTCCTTCAAGTATATGaaatccgtcaatttagtctttaaagtatatgaaaatctATCATGTTTGTCCCTAAGATTTTAATTGCAGGGACTAGATTGATGGATTTTATATACTTTAAggactaataatattcatagaCTTTAAGGACTAAATTGTAGAGAGTGATAATTTAGGGACTAAAGTGATAGTTTACTCTTCAGAAGTTGATGCTTACAGCGAGAGGGATAGGCTGGCGGAATGGCTTGTTGCTTGTCAGTAAACTTTCGTATGTTGCATTCCAACTGCAAAGCCAAAAATTTTTGGCAAGGCACAGAGAATAAGTTCTGACAAGATAGAGATAGACACACAAGTTCACATCTTATCGACCAATTAGAATAGTTTCACAACATGCCGCACCAACATGCAATAACTTATGGAAAATGTATAACCGCCTAACCACAAGTCCACAATGTCTTTGATACAAAATTCAGACATGAGAAAGAGAGTAATAAAAGCTTACAGAAAAATAGTTTTGCAGTAATCTCAGCACAAACAAAATTACAGAAATAAGAAGCTTCTAATAGAATTAATCCAACGGCAAGGATGTTATTCACCTCAATTTAGGTTCTCGCAATTGTTGTGTTCGACTCTCAGGCTTTTTATTTCCAACCCAACGCTGCCGGGTCTGGTTCCATAAAATTAGACCTGCAGCCAAAATTGTGTTGCATAACTTAATATTGGGACATCAACAATCAAGAGGATATAAATAAGACAACAAAATGCAAAACTGGCGAGCAATTTCCATGAAACTTGGTAGTTGGTATGCAATACAAAGATAACCAACATGAGATCAGAAAGAAGATTCAGTGGGCAAAACCACATGAATAGGAAAAGAAACACATTTCACAAATGCGTGTGTGTTCAAAaaacattatttgatatttcaaTATAAACTAAACTGAATCACCATATGACACCATGTCACTCAAACCCTTTGCCCTTCCATCTCTTCCCCAAAACCCTTCCTTTCATTTCACTCCAAAACAAACCCTAAAGGAAATACTGAACTGTAAAGTAACTACATTACCGAGACATCAGCTAAATGTGATCATTGTTCACAATACTCCCCCCCAAATGAACATAAACATATTATATATAGCTTAACGTCTTGTTGAAAAGATAGCATAGTTGCTTTCAGTTACCGCTATTCAAGTCCATATCAtccccttttcttttctttaattaaaattgcagaatatattacaaaaaaagcaatataaaaaatatgtaatGCTTGTTTAGTAAATTATCTGCACAACAAAAGCAAAGAAGAATACCATGATTTACAAATTCAGGTGGGTTGTTCGAAGAACTGCCATGAGGAGCTACAGCTTGGTTATTTAGACTTGTCGAAGATATACTGCCTTGTGATTGAACAATACTATTGTCCATATCATGCGTACTTGTAGTCCAGAAATCTTCTGATGTACTAGGTTTCTCCACGGCCTTACCTTGTTTTGTCAACCCTTTTGTTGATGGTCCTTCCACAGTGGTAACTAGTGCGGGCCTTTTATAGCATCCAACACAACCACTGCTCTGTTACAAATCACATTAATTTCTGTTATGAACCACATTATTATAATTGAATACAATTTCCTAAAACAGCCAGCACCATAATCAAAACACATCAATTTCTTAGCTGCAAATTGATCAACATACACTGTAATCTAATCACTTTATTGAGTTAAACAATAAATTCAAACCTAAAAATCAATTGTAAAGACAAAAGCTATTTTAATCAATTTTGACCACCATCTTAAAAAATACTCCCTCTCAGTGacattttataagaaaatttcaTCTTTCCGGGTTCAATTCATAATTAATGT encodes:
- the LOC123921548 gene encoding EPIDERMAL PATTERNING FACTOR-like protein 5, yielding MAPLTRSYHHLHGLKLATIIIITVLFIFFFSISGGSVVLERNESLEERKMIGSKPPVCLNKCLNCRPCIATLVVPNKQKIIKSFKVLSRGDQDDTYYLLAWKCSCGNKLFQP
- the LOC123921549 gene encoding 26.5 kDa heat shock protein, mitochondrial, giving the protein MALARLALRNLQQRVLSTGSLQKQCNRLSNNNELVARFSTAVGEKGKSEGSEVAVSEDKKSRLFPRRRGRRWLSRDYDRDFLPAPFELFPSGLGNALMQATENINKLFENMNLTPWSLSGRVKESDNHYKLKYDMPGIPKKDVKITIGDGVLTIKGEHKEEKEEARDNDDHEYWSSYGYYNTSLVLPDDAKVDEIKAELKDGVLIVTIPRSDKLIKDVKHVNVE
- the LOC123921550 gene encoding uncharacterized protein LOC123921550 isoform X1, with protein sequence MHMGGCVGCYKRPALVTTVEGPSTKGLTKQGKAVEKPSTSEDFWTTSTHDMDNSIVQSQGSISSTSLNNQAVAPHGSSSNNPPEFVNHGLILWNQTRQRWVGNKKPESRTQQLREPKLRTYSLCLAKNFWLCSWNATYESLLTSNKPFRQPIPLAEMVDFLVDVWEQDGLYD
- the LOC123921550 gene encoding uncharacterized protein LOC123921550 isoform X3; its protein translation is MDNSIVQSQGSISSTSLNNQAVAPHGSSSNNPPEFVNHGLILWNQTRQRWVGNKKPESRTQQLREPKLSWNATYESLLTSNKPFRQPIPLAEMVDFLVDVWEQDGLYD
- the LOC123921550 gene encoding uncharacterized protein LOC123921550 isoform X2: MHMGGCVGCYKRPALVTTVEGPSTKGLTKQGKAVEKPSTSEDFWTTSTHDMDNSIVQSQGSISSTSLNNQAVAPHGSSSNNPPEFVNHGLILWNQTRQRWVGNKKPESRTQQLREPKLSWNATYESLLTSNKPFRQPIPLAEMVDFLVDVWEQDGLYD